One genomic segment of Desulfomicrobium sp. ZS1 includes these proteins:
- a CDS encoding carbon-nitrogen hydrolase family protein has protein sequence MRIGLATAPVPESLEHSLQNILDFMDQAASFDVDLLCFPEAYLPGMRGQHFSIPLCEQAELRDALDQVCKASASHELGVILPMEWPSEQGRYNLVQVISPEGKIMGRQCKTQLDPGEEGLYIPGRGRQIFEINGVKFGVAICHEGWRYPETVRWAACRGAKIVFHPQCTGSNTAGRTPQGWGDPDGPYYEMAMVCRSVENGIYFASVNYALNFQDSATSLVSPEGSCLAHQPYGQPGLLVQQLELELATGLPARRYAPDRY, from the coding sequence ATGCGTATCGGACTTGCCACCGCCCCCGTTCCCGAGTCCCTGGAGCATTCGCTTCAGAATATCCTCGATTTCATGGACCAGGCCGCATCTTTCGATGTGGACCTGCTCTGTTTTCCCGAAGCCTATCTGCCCGGAATGCGCGGGCAGCATTTTTCCATCCCCTTGTGCGAACAAGCCGAACTGCGTGACGCTCTGGATCAGGTCTGCAAGGCATCGGCCAGTCACGAGTTGGGGGTCATCCTGCCCATGGAGTGGCCTTCGGAGCAGGGACGCTACAACCTGGTGCAGGTCATATCGCCCGAAGGAAAGATCATGGGGCGGCAGTGCAAGACCCAACTCGACCCGGGCGAAGAGGGGCTTTATATTCCCGGCAGGGGACGGCAGATTTTTGAAATCAACGGGGTCAAATTCGGCGTGGCCATCTGCCACGAGGGATGGCGCTATCCGGAAACCGTGCGCTGGGCCGCCTGCCGGGGAGCGAAGATCGTCTTTCATCCCCAATGCACAGGCAGCAATACGGCCGGACGCACCCCCCAGGGATGGGGAGATCCTGACGGGCCCTATTACGAGATGGCCATGGTCTGCCGCAGCGTTGAAAACGGCATCTATTTCGCCAGCGTGAACTATGCCCTGAATTTCCAGGATTCGGCCACCAGCCTGGTCTCGCCGGAAGGTTCGTGTCTGGCTCACCAGCCCTACGGGCAGCCGGGACTTCTGGTCCAACAGCTGGAGCTGGAACTGGCCACGGGTCTGCCGGCCAGACGCTACGCGCCGGACCGCTATTAG
- a CDS encoding sigma-54 dependent transcriptional regulator, protein MTARILVVDDDRAHMTMLVAMLGSWGYEVDTADDGAMAVARVRERAYDVVLTDVRMAEVDGIEALRRIKSYNPYLPVLIMTAYSSVDVAVQALKAGALDYLHKPLDFDELRQGLTRALEQGMAHRSVLVSRGEADPVSEMIGDSPPMRELAAMIRAVAPSEASVLILGESGTGKELVAKALHEGSPRKARQLVTVNCAALAENLLESELFGHEKGAYTGAQRQRDGRFVQADGGTLFLDEIGEMAPALQAKLLRALQQGEVQRLGSDRSIRVDVRVLAATNRDLEAEVRAGGFREDLYYRLNVIALRVPALRERPEDIPLLAKHFLHRFAQRNSKTYRGFTPRVMDLMLHYDWPGNVRELENVVERAVILSPGEFVTENDLPANMREAEKPVNGPAVGLSLEDAEREAIARTLEQVGNNKSEAARVLGVTRVTLRSKMKKFGLDS, encoded by the coding sequence ATGACGGCGCGAATTCTGGTGGTTGATGATGACCGGGCCCACATGACCATGCTCGTGGCCATGCTCGGCAGCTGGGGATATGAGGTCGATACGGCGGATGACGGAGCCATGGCCGTAGCCAGGGTGCGCGAGCGGGCCTACGACGTGGTCCTGACCGACGTGCGCATGGCCGAAGTGGACGGGATAGAGGCCCTGCGCCGGATAAAGAGCTACAATCCCTACCTGCCCGTGCTGATCATGACCGCGTATTCTTCCGTGGACGTCGCGGTCCAGGCCCTGAAAGCCGGAGCGCTGGACTATTTGCACAAGCCGCTTGATTTTGATGAACTGCGCCAGGGCCTCACGCGGGCATTGGAGCAGGGCATGGCCCACCGTTCGGTGCTGGTCTCACGCGGCGAGGCTGATCCGGTTTCGGAGATGATCGGCGACTCGCCCCCCATGCGCGAACTCGCCGCCATGATCCGGGCCGTGGCACCGTCCGAAGCTTCAGTCCTCATCCTGGGCGAATCCGGCACGGGCAAGGAACTGGTGGCCAAGGCGCTGCACGAGGGGAGTCCGCGCAAAGCCAGACAACTGGTCACGGTCAATTGTGCGGCGCTCGCGGAAAATCTGCTGGAGAGCGAACTCTTCGGGCACGAAAAAGGGGCGTACACAGGCGCGCAGCGACAGCGGGACGGACGGTTCGTGCAGGCCGACGGGGGCACCCTCTTTCTGGACGAAATTGGGGAGATGGCTCCCGCGCTGCAAGCCAAGCTTCTGCGCGCCTTGCAGCAGGGCGAGGTGCAGCGCCTGGGCAGCGATAGATCCATCCGTGTCGATGTACGGGTGCTCGCCGCCACCAACCGCGACCTGGAGGCCGAGGTGCGCGCTGGCGGTTTTCGCGAAGATTTGTACTACCGCTTGAACGTCATCGCCCTGCGCGTCCCCGCTTTAAGGGAGAGGCCCGAGGACATTCCGCTATTGGCCAAGCATTTTTTGCATCGTTTTGCGCAGCGCAACAGCAAGACCTATCGCGGTTTTACGCCCAGGGTCATGGACCTGATGCTGCATTACGACTGGCCGGGAAACGTGCGTGAGCTGGAAAATGTGGTGGAGCGCGCCGTCATTCTCTCGCCCGGTGAATTTGTCACGGAGAACGACCTGCCCGCAAATATGCGCGAGGCTGAAAAGCCGGTGAATGGTCCGGCGGTGGGCCTGTCGTTGGAGGACGCGGAGCGCGAGGCAATTGCACGCACTCTGGAGCAGGTGGGCAACAACAAGAGCGAGGCCGCGCGCGTGCTGGGGGTGACGCGGGTCACCCTGCGCAGCAAGATGAAGAAGTTTGGGCTGGATTCGTAA
- the zraS gene encoding two-component system sensor histidine kinase ZraS, giving the protein MQNQAPFSTSIFWRRRGLVLFVPAVLAAVILIWLAVQGRAREQRTIARILTTQGETLIRSVEAARRMGMRGQEGRQFRLRFLMDEMIRQGDLRFLGLVDAQGRFEALSEAEPGSGVTAEALTALPASFDPAWSIIRPGEEPLFVVYRYSRPPRRTMQGGMEHNTFLHPPEERTLIAVGLDASLYLRAERKDVLTLAMAGGLGLALAFAGAVTLFWRRKVAGLEREVARQERLAALGTLAAGVAHEIRNPLSSIKGFATYFGAKFKAGTQDRELAEVMIGEVDRLNRVVTELLELTHPSELRLAPTVVSDLVQHALKLVEGDCSSKGIAVQLRIAELEALPLDPDRMLQILLNLFLNAIQAMPQGGTLTVSAQRVKDRLELRVADTGHGIPAQDLDRIFDPYFTTKNQGTGLGLATVRTMMTAHGGQVRVTSEPGQGTQVILDLPLKGERR; this is encoded by the coding sequence ATGCAGAATCAGGCTCCCTTTTCGACATCCATCTTCTGGCGACGGCGCGGCCTGGTCCTTTTTGTGCCGGCGGTGCTGGCGGCCGTGATCCTGATCTGGCTCGCCGTGCAGGGGCGGGCGCGGGAGCAGCGCACCATCGCCCGCATTCTGACCACCCAGGGCGAGACATTGATCCGGTCCGTGGAGGCCGCCCGTCGCATGGGCATGCGCGGTCAGGAGGGGCGGCAGTTTCGCCTGCGATTTCTTATGGATGAGATGATTCGGCAGGGAGATCTGCGCTTTTTGGGACTGGTCGATGCCCAGGGGAGGTTCGAGGCCTTGAGCGAGGCCGAGCCCGGCAGCGGCGTCACCGCGGAAGCGCTGACGGCCTTGCCTGCCTCTTTCGATCCTGCGTGGTCGATCATCCGGCCCGGCGAGGAGCCGCTCTTTGTGGTTTATCGCTACTCGCGCCCACCCCGGCGCACCATGCAAGGGGGTATGGAACACAACACTTTTCTGCATCCACCCGAAGAACGCACGCTTATTGCCGTGGGCCTTGACGCCTCGCTCTATCTGCGTGCCGAACGCAAGGATGTTTTGACCCTGGCCATGGCCGGTGGTCTTGGCCTGGCCCTGGCCTTTGCCGGGGCGGTCACGCTTTTCTGGCGGCGCAAGGTGGCCGGTCTCGAACGGGAGGTGGCCAGGCAGGAACGCCTGGCCGCGCTCGGCACCCTGGCTGCCGGAGTGGCCCACGAGATCCGCAATCCTTTGAGTTCCATCAAGGGGTTTGCCACCTATTTCGGCGCCAAATTCAAAGCCGGGACGCAGGATCGGGAATTGGCCGAGGTCATGATCGGCGAGGTCGACCGTTTGAACCGGGTCGTGACCGAACTTCTGGAGCTGACCCACCCTTCGGAGCTGCGCCTTGCGCCCACCGTTGTGTCCGATCTTGTCCAGCACGCCCTGAAACTCGTGGAGGGAGATTGCAGCAGCAAGGGCATTGCCGTGCAACTGCGCATCGCGGAGCTTGAAGCGCTGCCCCTTGATCCGGACCGCATGCTGCAGATTCTGCTGAACCTGTTCCTGAACGCCATCCAGGCCATGCCGCAGGGCGGCACCCTGACCGTTTCCGCCCAGCGCGTGAAGGATCGGCTGGAATTGCGCGTGGCCGATACGGGCCACGGAATCCCTGCGCAGGATCTGGACAGGATTTTCGATCCGTACTTCACGACCAAGAATCAGGGTACGGGCCTGGGGCTGGCCACGGTGCGAACCATGATGACGGCCCATGGCGGCCAGGTGCGGGTAACTTCCGAGCCGGGGCAGGGCACGCAAGTGATTCTTGATCTGCCTTTAAAAGGAGAACGCCGATGA
- a CDS encoding nucleotide pyrophosphohydrolase — MSLNQLQEDVDAWVKTIGVRYFSELTNLGILMEEVGEVARIMTRRYGDQSFKENEKNDLGDELADVLFVLTCIANQTGVDLTESMRRNLEKKTLRDTNRHRNNPKLHSS; from the coding sequence GTGAGCCTCAATCAACTGCAGGAAGACGTCGATGCCTGGGTAAAAACAATCGGGGTCCGTTATTTTTCCGAACTGACCAACCTCGGCATTCTGATGGAAGAGGTCGGCGAAGTGGCCCGTATCATGACCCGCCGTTACGGGGATCAAAGTTTCAAGGAAAACGAGAAAAACGATCTGGGCGACGAACTGGCCGATGTCCTGTTTGTGCTGACCTGCATCGCCAACCAGACAGGAGTCGACCTGACGGAGTCCATGCGCCGCAACCTGGAAAAGAAAACCCTGCGCGACACGAATCGCCACCGGAACAATCCAAAACTGCATTCGTCCTGA
- a CDS encoding periplasmic heavy metal sensor: protein MKRTTLIAILAIFGIIALSTLTFAGPMRGKGMRGDCPGWNQNPAVQQLTQEKQDQLKSILDEHRKEMTPMHNAMWEKRTLLKALSANPNTKPETITALVDELSDLRAQAQTKREALQSRVSKEIGIDLPMGFGMDERRGMGGRGHGDFGQRGMRQGMGQGMGQGMGQGMNPELDAAPGAPDA, encoded by the coding sequence ATGAAAAGAACGACACTCATCGCAATCCTGGCTATTTTCGGCATCATCGCACTCAGCACCCTGACCTTCGCCGGCCCCATGCGCGGCAAGGGAATGCGCGGCGACTGCCCGGGCTGGAATCAGAACCCCGCCGTGCAGCAGCTGACCCAGGAAAAGCAGGACCAGCTCAAGAGCATTTTGGACGAACACCGCAAAGAAATGACTCCCATGCATAATGCCATGTGGGAGAAACGCACCCTGCTCAAAGCATTGTCCGCAAACCCCAACACCAAGCCCGAAACCATCACCGCCCTGGTTGACGAATTGAGCGACCTGCGCGCCCAGGCACAGACCAAGCGCGAGGCCCTGCAGTCCCGGGTGAGCAAGGAAATCGGCATTGATCTGCCCATGGGTTTTGGAATGGATGAGCGCAGAGGCATGGGTGGACGCGGCCACGGCGACTTCGGCCAGCGCGGCATGCGCCAAGGCATGGGCCAAGGCATGGGACAGGGCATGGGCCAAGGCATGAACCCGGAACTGGACGCCGCTCCCGGCGCTCCGGATGCCTAA
- a CDS encoding YgiQ family radical SAM protein: MSLFSSKSLPQPKFLPMTRAEMDALGWDELDVLLVSGDAYVDHPSFAMALLGRTLVAHGLRTGIITQPRWDGPEDLLAMGRPRLFAGVSAGAIDSMLAHYTAFRKKRSEDAYTPGGRAGARPNRACIVYTNLLRRAFPGLTVILGGIEASLRRITHYDFWTDALRKPILLDAKADAVVYGMGERAIIDIADRLAAGRDILGIPGTVTVGENFPAEIELPSHEDMLADPKELMRATLLLEKQVHDGTDWAVQRVANRAILVAPPATPLTTAEMDTIYALPFARKAHPGYLLPIPSEEMIRDSVTSHRGCGGGCSFCTLALHQGRRISSRSRASILDEVRRMAASPDFKGHVSDVGGPSANMWGASCAKEGQPCKRPSCMTPTVCPHFRMDQKAHLDLLRTLRRTPGVRGVRVASGVRFDLALKDMDALGGYLREFVGGQLKIAPEHVCDHVLRLMRKPGNRVFEEFLTIFDRESKRAGKEQYVIPYLMSAFPGTTDDDMHALARWLGSRGWKPKQVQCFIPIPGAVATAMYHAGITPEGKPVHVPRTDEERLRQHRILLPPEDRGAKRPKDTQRESHPKSCPGRCPAPSRNPLPRPGKKKPGRKKK; encoded by the coding sequence ATGAGCCTTTTTTCCAGCAAATCCCTACCCCAGCCCAAATTCCTGCCCATGACCCGCGCCGAAATGGATGCGCTCGGCTGGGATGAACTCGATGTGCTCCTGGTCAGCGGCGACGCCTATGTGGACCACCCATCCTTTGCCATGGCCCTGCTCGGACGCACGCTGGTAGCACACGGACTGCGCACCGGGATCATCACCCAGCCGCGCTGGGACGGCCCGGAGGATTTGCTCGCCATGGGCCGCCCACGCCTGTTCGCGGGTGTCTCGGCCGGGGCCATCGACTCCATGCTCGCCCACTATACCGCTTTTCGCAAAAAACGATCCGAAGACGCCTACACGCCGGGCGGCAGGGCCGGAGCCAGGCCCAACCGGGCGTGCATCGTCTACACCAACCTGCTGCGCCGCGCCTTTCCCGGCCTGACCGTGATTCTGGGCGGAATCGAGGCATCCTTGCGCCGCATCACGCATTACGATTTCTGGACCGACGCCCTGCGCAAGCCCATCCTCCTCGACGCCAAGGCCGACGCCGTAGTCTACGGAATGGGCGAGCGGGCTATCATCGACATCGCGGACCGGCTCGCGGCGGGCCGGGACATCCTGGGCATCCCCGGCACCGTGACCGTGGGAGAGAATTTTCCAGCTGAAATCGAGCTACCCAGCCACGAAGACATGCTCGCCGATCCCAAGGAATTGATGCGGGCCACGCTGCTGCTCGAAAAGCAGGTCCATGACGGCACGGACTGGGCCGTACAGCGCGTCGCCAACCGCGCCATCCTTGTCGCGCCCCCGGCTACGCCCCTGACCACCGCGGAAATGGACACGATCTACGCCCTGCCCTTCGCCCGCAAGGCTCATCCCGGCTACCTTCTGCCCATCCCGTCCGAAGAGATGATCCGCGACTCAGTGACCAGCCACAGGGGCTGCGGCGGAGGGTGCTCGTTCTGCACCCTGGCCCTGCACCAGGGTCGGCGCATCTCCTCGCGCAGCCGGGCTTCCATCCTCGACGAGGTCCGGCGCATGGCCGCAAGCCCGGACTTCAAGGGCCATGTCTCCGATGTCGGCGGCCCCAGCGCCAACATGTGGGGGGCAAGCTGCGCCAAGGAAGGACAGCCTTGCAAGCGCCCCAGTTGCATGACTCCGACCGTCTGTCCGCACTTTCGCATGGACCAGAAAGCGCACCTCGATCTGCTGCGTACCCTGCGCCGCACGCCCGGAGTGCGCGGAGTGCGCGTGGCCAGCGGCGTGCGCTTCGACCTGGCCTTGAAAGACATGGACGCCCTTGGCGGCTATCTGCGCGAATTCGTGGGCGGGCAGCTGAAAATCGCGCCCGAGCATGTCTGCGATCATGTGCTGCGGCTGATGCGCAAGCCCGGCAACCGCGTCTTCGAGGAATTTTTGACGATCTTTGACCGCGAATCCAAGCGCGCGGGCAAGGAGCAATACGTCATCCCCTACCTGATGAGCGCCTTCCCGGGCACCACCGATGACGACATGCACGCCCTTGCCCGCTGGCTCGGCAGCCGGGGCTGGAAGCCCAAGCAGGTGCAGTGCTTCATCCCTATCCCCGGAGCAGTGGCCACGGCCATGTACCACGCGGGCATCACCCCGGAAGGAAAGCCCGTCCATGTGCCGCGCACCGACGAAGAGCGGCTGCGCCAACATCGCATCCTGCTCCCGCCTGAGGACAGAGGCGCCAAACGTCCCAAGGACACGCAGCGCGAATCTCACCCGAAAAGCTGTCCCGGCCGATGCCCTGCGCCTTCGCGCAATCCCCTGCCCCGTCCCGGCAAGAAAAAGCCGGGCCGCAAAAAGAAATAA
- a CDS encoding HU family DNA-binding protein, with amino-acid sequence MNKSELIQSLAEKIKISNDEASTIVDSFFDSMRDALLRGDRIEIRGFGSFKIKQYEGYVGRNPKTGESVQVKPKKMPFFKAGKGLLDYLNG; translated from the coding sequence ATGAACAAAAGCGAACTTATTCAGTCCCTTGCAGAAAAAATCAAGATTTCCAACGATGAAGCATCCACCATTGTGGACAGTTTTTTCGACTCCATGCGCGACGCGTTGCTGCGTGGAGACAGGATTGAAATCAGGGGGTTCGGCAGTTTCAAGATCAAGCAATACGAAGGATACGTCGGCCGCAACCCCAAAACCGGGGAGTCGGTGCAGGTCAAGCCCAAGAAAATGCCTTTTTTCAAGGCTGGCAAAGGTCTGCTGGACTATCTCAACGGTTAG
- a CDS encoding pyridoxamine kinase → MHSVIQRVAAIHDLSGFGGGSLSAVIPILSALGIQVCSLPTAILSTHTGGFSNFHFRDLTSDMRHIIDHWRQLSLSFAGIYSGFLGSPEQIDIVTDFIKTFRTDSTLVVVDPVLGDDGKLYDTMDRSMVDGMRSLVASADVITPNITEAALLLSKAGPLAISGTEEIKAWARALSDLGPRCVIITSVPAEHGKGTSVVAFDKDANRFWKVACPYIPACYPGTGDIFASVITGSLLQGDSLPLSLDRAVQFVSMAIRATFGHNFPEREGVFLERVLPSLNAPVSMSSFELI, encoded by the coding sequence TTGCATTCCGTGATCCAACGCGTTGCAGCGATTCATGATCTTTCCGGGTTTGGAGGGGGGTCACTCTCGGCGGTGATCCCCATTCTTTCAGCCCTTGGAATTCAGGTCTGCAGTCTGCCCACAGCCATCCTCTCGACCCACACGGGCGGTTTCTCCAATTTTCATTTCCGCGACCTGACCTCGGACATGCGGCACATCATCGACCACTGGCGACAGCTGTCCCTGTCCTTTGCCGGTATCTACTCCGGATTTCTGGGTTCGCCGGAGCAGATCGACATCGTCACTGATTTCATTAAGACATTCCGCACCGATTCCACCCTGGTCGTGGTCGATCCGGTGCTCGGAGACGACGGCAAACTCTACGACACCATGGACAGATCCATGGTCGACGGCATGCGCAGCCTTGTCGCATCGGCCGACGTGATCACCCCGAACATCACCGAAGCGGCACTGCTGCTGAGCAAGGCCGGTCCTTTGGCCATCTCCGGCACCGAAGAGATAAAGGCCTGGGCCCGGGCCTTGAGCGATCTTGGCCCGCGTTGCGTCATCATCACCAGCGTCCCTGCAGAGCACGGTAAAGGGACGTCGGTCGTGGCCTTCGACAAGGATGCAAACCGCTTCTGGAAGGTTGCATGCCCATATATTCCTGCATGTTACCCTGGCACTGGAGATATTTTCGCCAGTGTGATAACAGGTTCGCTGTTGCAGGGCGATTCCCTGCCTTTGTCCCTGGACCGGGCCGTGCAGTTTGTCTCCATGGCCATCCGGGCCACCTTCGGTCACAATTTTCCGGAACGTGAAGGGGTTTTTCTGGAACGGGTGCTCCCGAGCCTGAACGCCCCCGTGTCCATGAGCAGCTTTGAACTGATATGA
- a CDS encoding HAD hydrolase family protein, which yields MTGPYRGIFVSDLDGTLLRGGRISEGDLKAFRDLSEQGIMRVIATGRSLYSAKSCLADDFPADYLILSTGNQIVNWPTQKILRSAFLSGQEVQDICLFLRGQGLSFMVHEDFPHNHRFAYHRGHKNVADFDRRLALYASHSQEKTSDPDARAASQIVVIVDGSDAAMHDRICRELARHSVIRATSPLDGQSVWIEIFAADVSKASGIKHLVDHYGLHGAPSAAIGNDHNDRDMLELVQMPFKVADAFLDDEDKYITTPENSDAVAFAIARYMESFHAGMTDA from the coding sequence ATGACAGGCCCGTATCGTGGAATATTCGTCAGCGATCTTGACGGAACCCTGTTGCGTGGCGGACGCATCTCCGAAGGCGATCTGAAGGCCTTCAGGGACCTGAGCGAGCAGGGAATCATGCGCGTCATCGCCACGGGGCGCTCTCTGTATTCGGCAAAATCCTGTCTTGCGGATGATTTTCCGGCGGATTACCTGATTCTTTCGACCGGAAACCAGATCGTGAACTGGCCCACGCAGAAAATTCTGCGCTCCGCATTCCTGTCTGGCCAGGAAGTGCAGGACATCTGTCTTTTTTTACGCGGACAGGGACTCAGCTTCATGGTGCACGAGGATTTTCCGCACAATCATCGCTTCGCGTACCACAGGGGGCACAAGAACGTCGCGGATTTTGATCGACGCCTAGCCCTGTACGCCAGCCACAGCCAGGAAAAAACAAGCGATCCCGATGCGCGCGCCGCGTCCCAGATCGTGGTTATCGTTGACGGAAGCGATGCGGCAATGCATGACCGTATCTGCCGGGAACTTGCACGTCACAGCGTCATCAGGGCCACATCCCCACTTGACGGACAGTCCGTGTGGATCGAAATCTTTGCGGCGGATGTCTCCAAGGCCTCGGGCATAAAGCACCTTGTCGATCATTACGGCCTGCACGGGGCTCCCAGCGCGGCCATCGGCAACGACCACAACGACAGGGACATGCTTGAGCTGGTGCAGATGCCCTTCAAAGTCGCAGACGCTTTTCTGGACGATGAAGACAAATACATTACAACTCCGGAAAATAGTGACGCCGTGGCTTTCGCCATCGCACGCTACATGGAAAGCTTCCATGCCGGCATGACGGACGCATGA
- a CDS encoding ABC transporter permease, whose product MKNILAIPALLGATSLGIIKNVGQWGVFSLTAVLGMIHIRRLIPKILYDIYFIGFKSLNIIILVAFFTGMVLGLQGYYTLIKFSAEGMLGVAVALSLVRELGPVLTAIMLIGRAGSSISAEIGIMRISEQIDALSTMDVDPVRYLVTPKIIASLICFPLLTAIFDCVGILGGYFSSVLLSSRSGIFFSKIQSSLLLSDVTGGFIKSFVFAFIVITISCYCGYYTHQNQSSAGAEGVSNSTTSAVVQSCVYVLVSDYVITSFLM is encoded by the coding sequence ATGAAAAACATATTGGCCATCCCCGCACTGCTCGGGGCAACATCACTTGGTATCATCAAAAACGTGGGTCAGTGGGGAGTCTTCTCCCTCACGGCTGTCCTGGGCATGATACATATACGCAGGCTCATACCCAAAATCCTCTACGACATCTATTTCATCGGCTTCAAATCCCTGAACATCATAATTCTTGTGGCCTTCTTCACAGGCATGGTCCTTGGACTGCAGGGCTACTACACCCTGATCAAGTTCAGCGCCGAAGGAATGCTCGGCGTTGCCGTAGCCCTGTCCCTGGTGCGCGAACTCGGGCCGGTGCTGACAGCGATCATGCTCATCGGCCGGGCCGGGTCGAGCATCAGCGCCGAGATCGGCATCATGCGCATCTCCGAGCAAATCGACGCCCTCTCGACCATGGACGTGGACCCGGTGCGCTATCTGGTCACGCCCAAGATCATCGCATCACTGATCTGTTTTCCGCTCCTGACCGCAATTTTTGATTGTGTCGGCATCCTGGGCGGTTATTTTTCCTCCGTGCTCTTGAGCTCCCGTTCGGGAATCTTTTTCAGCAAGATCCAATCGAGCCTGCTCCTGTCCGACGTGACCGGAGGGTTCATAAAATCTTTCGTCTTTGCCTTTATCGTCATCACCATATCCTGCTACTGCGGATACTACACGCACCAGAACCAATCCAGTGCCGGGGCCGAAGGCGTCAGCAACTCAACAACATCCGCCGTTGTCCAGTCATGCGTTTACGTACTGGTCTCGGACTACGTCATAACATCCTTTTTGATGTGA
- a CDS encoding ATP-binding cassette domain-containing protein, with amino-acid sequence MSSTTPLIQLRNISKAFGGRDILRDATFDIQRNEITAIIGKSGGGKSVLVKHIIGLITADSGEIIFDGLPYSTMKRKDFSAIKNRCSYMFQNNALFDSMTVFENIALPLREKFTFGKADIEDKVRSRIEQLELAEVAQMYPKQISGGMQKRVALARALVTEPEIIFFDEPTTGLDPIRKKTVFSMIHRYHEQLNFTAVIITHDIPDIFYIAHTVNILDEGRIIFSGSPVALEQSSDPGLYTYTHGHEMLIDELTGLHNRLSLMRKIEAFGAEAKNDEKLVLATVRLLGMRTMIDYKGDLLAHAFIKNLAKFVQSFLPDGAYAGMFSKEILVLAYKTKDESTLEMFLNQLEGYFTNLTIETYCHKHRLQVEIGGARTDKELTAYSAIQEALATSKKYV; translated from the coding sequence ATGAGCAGCACAACTCCTCTCATTCAACTTCGCAACATTTCAAAGGCGTTCGGCGGCAGGGATATTCTGCGGGACGCGACCTTTGACATCCAGCGAAACGAAATCACTGCCATCATCGGGAAAAGCGGCGGCGGCAAGAGCGTCCTGGTCAAACACATCATCGGGCTGATCACTGCCGACAGCGGTGAGATCATTTTCGACGGCCTCCCCTATTCGACCATGAAGCGAAAGGACTTTTCGGCTATCAAGAACCGTTGCAGCTACATGTTTCAGAACAACGCGCTTTTTGATTCCATGACCGTGTTCGAAAACATCGCCCTGCCTCTGCGGGAAAAATTCACGTTCGGAAAGGCGGATATTGAAGACAAGGTCCGCTCCCGCATCGAACAGCTCGAACTGGCCGAAGTGGCTCAGATGTACCCGAAACAAATTTCAGGCGGCATGCAGAAACGCGTGGCCCTGGCGCGGGCGCTGGTCACGGAACCGGAGATCATCTTTTTCGACGAACCGACCACGGGCCTCGACCCCATCCGCAAGAAGACGGTTTTCTCCATGATCCACCGCTACCATGAGCAGCTCAATTTCACGGCGGTGATCATCACCCACGACATCCCGGACATTTTCTACATCGCCCATACCGTGAACATCCTCGATGAGGGCAGGATCATCTTTTCCGGCTCGCCCGTGGCCCTCGAACAATCCTCGGATCCGGGGCTTTACACCTATACGCATGGTCACGAGATGCTCATCGACGAATTGACGGGCCTCCACAACAGGCTCTCGCTCATGCGCAAAATCGAGGCCTTCGGGGCCGAAGCCAAAAACGATGAAAAGCTTGTCCTGGCCACGGTCAGGCTCCTGGGCATGCGAACCATGATCGACTACAAGGGCGACCTGCTCGCACACGCCTTCATCAAGAACCTGGCCAAATTCGTGCAATCCTTTCTGCCGGATGGCGCTTACGCGGGCATGTTTTCCAAGGAAATACTGGTTCTGGCGTACAAAACAAAAGACGAGTCGACCCTTGAGATGTTTCTGAATCAACTTGAGGGATACTTCACCAACCTGACCATTGAAACATATTGTCACAAACACAGACTTCAGGTCGAAATCGGCGGAGCGCGGACAGACAAAGAACTGACCGCCTATTCGGCCATTCAGGAAGCACTTGCAACATCCAAGAAGTACGTATGA